The Candidozyma auris chromosome 1, complete sequence genome includes a region encoding these proteins:
- the PGA6 gene encoding Pga6p, whose protein sequence is MKYFTSAAVLAGAVAAAAANVSDSASIEVETVTNKHTTEITVTSCHTDGPCQTTVHPATQTVVTKTVEGVATEYTTICPVSEEAAPSTGPAPAPAPAPSSKAPAPAPAPGPGASSAPAAPAPAPAPSSEAPAPAPAPGPGASSAPAAPAPAPEASSPAAPGPAGTTPTTLAAQPTTLETSAAPAPGPESESDVYVDLTTTPTSVTSVGVEHTSYAQETFTSVQSPGGNGTAGVSTFEGGANKQAVAGAAILGAAALLL, encoded by the coding sequence ATGAAGTACTTCACCTCTGCTGCTGTTCTTGCCGGTGCCGTTGCCGCCGCCGCCGCCAATGTGTCTGACTCTGCCTCCATCGAGGTTGAGACCGTCACCAACAAGCACACCACCGAGATCACCGTCACCTCGTGCCACACTGATGGCCCTTGCCAGACCACCGTCCACCCAGCTACCCAGACTGTGGTGACCAAGACCGTTGAGGGTGTTGCTACCGAGTACACCACCATCTGTCCTGTTTCTGAGGAGGCCGCTCCTCTGACTGGCCCAGCTCCTGCTCCAGCTCCTGCTCCTTCCTCCAAGGCTCCTGCCCCAGCTCCTGCTCCAGGTCCAGgcgcttcttctgctcctgctgctccagctccagctccagctccttcttctgagGCTCCAGCTCCAGCTCCTGCTCCAGGCCCaggtgcttcttctgcccCTGCCGCCCCAGCTCCTGCTCCAGAGGCCTCTTCCCCTGCTGCTCCAGGTCCTGCCGGCACCACCCCAACCACCCTTGCTGCTCAGCCAACCACTCTCGAGActtctgctgctccagCCCCTGGTCCTGAGTCCGAGAGCGATGTCTACGTTGACCTCACCACCACCCCAACTTCTGTCACCTCTGTTGGTGTCGAGCACACTTCTTACGCTCAGGAGACCTTCACCTCTGTCCAGCTGCCAGGCGGTAACGGTACCGCTGGTGTTTCTACTTTCGAGGGTGGTGCCAACAAGCAGGCTGTCGCTGGTGCCGCTATTCTCGGTGCTGCcgccttgttgttgtaa
- the VPS23 gene encoding ubiquitin-binding ESCRT-I subunit protein: protein MAKITKKVANWLYSVLQPQYLHKEIAYSHLYHFLSAYLPQGFKVRTAVFTSASGQAQLLINLYGNLDCGTCLVPLNIWIPLNYPFRDENVSSLEPNGVPMVFVVPDNRLVIRPNNNVDSSGRFYHPFMSSWHENYTPTSQTKEFSLLSLMACLRATFEQNPPLESRKQSPLHHEPANHLHAARTGPQLPPKRALDGSSSPVPIDTTRQGPPRRETTGPPLPQKPAREMRPPVQASVAMNPSSQTDIPEKYRSPLPLPGEGLPSPRQPPPPIAPLQSEIHLPTHTWGPSYDDSGIYERYPPSGTPLSRSKTPQEPAVSEVEDLMDKVTLEENRNNEPILQEIAQKINEFLESEDSAKSAVPFIEEQQRKVNALHGQLSNHLKQAQANDENLKKHISYLEERIEAVSNLNQELQALDQINAESLDEIQTSLSSGHKIKLDELIMPDSILVNQLYDTVADIKAHKDTIDLVSGNFKGEEELINDETMDTCIKSVRGLARELFWLEVTKSEIGKSMGLKS, encoded by the coding sequence ATGGCCAAGATCACCAAGAAAGTCGCCAACTGGCTCTATTCGGTGCTCCAGCCACAGTATTTGCATAAGGAAATAGCCTACTCTCATTTATACCATTTCTTGTCAGCATACCTCCCGCAAGGCTTCAAAGTCAGAACCGCAGTGTTCACATCGGCGCTGGGGCAGGCGCAGCTTTTAATAAACTTATATGGGAATCTTGACTGCGGAACGTGTCTTGTTCCACTCAACATTTGGATTCCGCTCAATTACCCGTTTAGAGACGAGAACGTCTCTTCGCTTGAACCCAATGGAGTTCCTATGGTATTTGTGGTGCCAGATAATAGGTTAGTGATACGGCCTAACAACAACGTGGACTCGCTGGGCCGTTTTTACCACCCCTTCATGTCTCTGTGGCACGAGAACTACACGCCAACATCGCAAACGAAGGAGTTCTCCCTACTTCTGTTGATGGCATGCTTGAGAGCTACTTTTGAACAAAACCCCCCGCTTGAATCAAGGAAACAGTCACCATTGCATCACGAACCCGCAAATCACTTGCATGCTGCTCGAACAGGGCCGCAATTGCCGCCGAAAAGAGCGCTTGATGGGCTGAGCCTGCCTGTTCCAATAGATACTACGAGGCAAGGCCCTCCTAGACGAGAGACCACCGGTCCTCCGTTGCCACAGAAGCCCGCTCGTGAGATGAGGCCTCCTGTTCAAGCAAGTGTTGCAATGAACCCGCTGTCTCAGACAGATATTCCCGAGAAGTATAGACTGCCACTACCGTTGCCTGGTGAAGGATTACCATCACCAAGACAACCACCACCGCCGATTGCTCCTCTACAATCCGAGATACATCTACCCACGCATACCTGGGGACCTTCATATGATGACTCGGGTATATACGAGCGGTACCCTCCAAGTGGTACACCGTTGTCACGTTCTAAAACACCTCAAGAACCTGCAGTTTCGGAGGTGGAGGACTTGATGGATAAGGTGACATTGGAGGAGAACAGAAACAACGAACCGATCTTGCAAGAAATTGCCCAGAAGATAAACGAGTTTCTTGAATCTGAGGATAGCGCCAAGTCAGCTGTTCCTTTTATCGAGGAGCAGCAGCGTAAAGTGAACGCTTTGCATGGACAGCTCCTGAATCATTTGAAGCAAGCGCAAGCCAACGACGAAAACCTAAAAAAGCATATTCTGTActtggaagaaagaattgaggCAGTGTCTAATCTAAACCAGGAGCTACAGGCTTTGGACCAGATCAACGCAGAGTCACTAGATGAGATCCAGACAAGCTTGAGCTCAGGCCATAAGATTAAGCTAGATGAACTCATCATGCCAGATTCCATTTTAGTCAATCAACTCTACGACACCGTTGCTGACATCAAGGCACACAAAGACACCATAGATCTTGTCAGCGGCAACTTCAAAGGCGAGGAAGAACTTATCAATGACGAAACCATGGATACCTGCATCAAGTCCGTGAGAGGTCTTGCAAGGGAATTGTTTTGGTTAGAAGTGACCAAGAGCGAGATTGGAAAGTCCATGGGACTCAAGAGTTGA
- the PEA2 gene encoding Pea2p codes for MVDPDTFMKNSPFYSAHGDQYNLRNTTPDLLKFQLHEQNRAASPPVPVQSSFSCYLKETLSSNSISCDDSDDSDNDRTSHEIGGSAVSTPTTEPDSKDLHSVPASSKDFLNLRVLIENSVFDTSKISPKAIMSLSRTKQVKEMITDKEELKDYLQDKIAISNQFCSTLLFDNESKPDVDLDLVLKIMKQNAELQSSLKAVTTELDELRSKLNNHNLACLVLGYVEDIKHSASSQFLQQDLLGSPSRSGNVPDSEKSFDTLFSHIASLAVQNNVQLPEHPEGSHVALDKKVEWAQACIDAVVGAQPKSTYSTPQTSAGNDRSIDTSVVNEGDSVLQDHSFLSASPYKNLKESAAESKTIAEYRLALNDLRFSHQYFMKEYEYLKANSLKTISEYRKKNAALEKEISRLRSGSSVSVNTMDSDSSSAKDKEISRLRKELNSLKIETMGNKSPRNSGTMTSSLITNATADENTESTEATSPSYSSFSSMGAGSSMSNAILRKEFKKIVADLQDQYEVELGKERLKRKQLEEKLNEKTASSPES; via the coding sequence ATGGTTGACCCGGACACTTTCATGAAAAACAGTCCCTTCTACCTGGCCCACGGGGACCAGTACAACTTAAGGAACACAACGCCAGACTTATTGAAGTTTCAGCTTCACGAGCAAAACAGAGCCGCGTCTCCCCCGGTGCCCGTCCAGCTGCTGTTTTCATGCTACTTGAAAGAAACGCTATCCTCGAATTCCATCAGCTGTGATGACTCTGACGATTCCGACAACGACCGCACGAGCCATGAAATTGGCGGCCTGGCGGTGTCGACGCCGACTACGGAGCCCGACAGCAAGGACTTGCACTCGGTGCCTGCTTCGCTGAAAGATTTCCTCAACTTGAGAGTTTTGATTGAAAATTCCGTTTTCGACACCCTGAAGATCTCTCCAAAGGCTATCATGTCGTTGCTGCGGACAAAACAGGTCAAGGAGATGATTACTGAcaaggaggagctcaaggacTACTTGCAAGACAAAATCGCCATCTCCAACCAGTTCTGCTCGACCTTGTTGTTCGACAATGAGTCCAAACCAGACGTGGACCTTGATCTCGTTCTCAAAATCATGAAGCAGAACGCGGAATTgcagctgctgctcaaaGCAGTCACAACAGAACTTGACGAGCTTCGTTCCAAACTCAACAACCACAACTTGGCTTGCTTGGTTTTGGGCTACGTAGAGGATATCAAACATTCTGCCAGCTCTCAGTTTTTGCAACAGGACCTCCTAGGCAGCCCTTCACGCTCTGGCAATGTCCCAGACTCTGAGAAGAGTTTCGATACCCTTTTCTCCCACATTGCATCCTTGGCTGTTCAGAACAATGTCCAGTTGCCTGAGCATCCCGAAGGATCTCACGTTGCTTTGGATAAGAAGGTAGAGTGGGCTCAGGCTTGCATTGATGCTGTGGTGGGCGCACAGCCAAAATCCACGTATAGTACTCCACAAACATCAGCGGGAAACGACCGCTCCATTGACACGTCTGTGGTAAATGAGGGGGATTCAGTGCTTCAGGACCACTCGTTTCTTTCCGCATCACCATATaagaatttgaaggagtCTGCCGCAGAGAGCAAGACCATCGCAGAGTACCGTCTAGCATTAAACGATTTGCGTTTTTCCCACCAGTATTTCATGAAAGAGTACGAATATTTGAAAGCCAATTCATTGAAAACAATCTCGGAGTACCGCAAGAAAAAtgctgctcttgagaaggagatcTCCAGACTCCGCTCTGGGAGTAGCGTGTCTGTCAACACCATGGATTCTGATTCGTCTAGCGCCAAAGACAAGGAGATTTCACGTCTCCGCAAGGAGCTCAACTCCCTCAAGATCGAAACCATGGGCAACAAACTGCCTAGGAATTCTGGAACGATGACTTCACTGCTTATAACCAACGCGACTGCAGACGAGAACACAGAATCGACGGAAGCAACTTCACCTAGCTACTCTAGTTTTCTGAGCATGGGGGCAGGCTCTTCCATGAGCAATGCTATTTTGAGAAAGGAATTCAAGAAAATCGTGGCcgatcttcaagatcagTATGAGGTTGAACTTGGTAAGGAGCgtctcaaaagaaagcagctagaggagaagctcaacgaAAAAACGGCTTCTTCGCCTGAGAGCTAA
- the DBP3 gene encoding RNA-dependent ATPase DBP3: MFSKVAIEDPHGLNLRPLLSFSHVKLEEQVQKVITKFPKPTPIQAASWPFLLSGNDVVGVAETGSGKTFAFGVPAVNSIIKENKKGLKVLCLSPTRELALQIYDNLVDLTKSSGISCVAVYGGVSKQDQVDKIKNAGIVVATPGRLVDLLEDGSIDLSSIDYLVLDEADRMLDKGFEEHIKQIIGSCPPREKRQTLMFTATWPKEVRELASAFMTSPVKVTIGERDELSANKRITQIVEVMEPREKERKLIQLIRKYQSGPKKDDKILIFALYKKEASRVELSLQRSGFNVAAIHGDLSQQQRTAALNAFKNGESNLLLATDVAARGLDIPNMKVVINLTFPLTAEDYVHRIGRTGRAGRTGTAHTLFTEHEKHLSGALINILRGANQPVPDELLKFGGHTKKKTHSVYGAFYKDVDMSKTSKKIKFDD, from the exons ATGTTTCTGAAA GTTGCCATCGAGGATCCTCATGGCTTGAACTTGCGTCCACTTTTGTCGTTTTCTCATGTCAAGCTCGAGGAGCAGGTTCAGAAGGTCATCACCAAGTTCCCTAAGCCCACGCCGATTCAGGCCGCCTCCTGGCCATTTTTGCTTAGTGGAAATGATGTTGTAGGTGTTGCTGAGACCGGTTCTGGTAAGActtttgcttttggtgTGCCAGCCGTAAACAGCATCatcaaagagaacaagaaggGCCTCAAGGTCCTTTGTCTTTCGCCCACCAGAGAATTGGCCCTTCAGATCTACGACAACTTGGTCGATTTGACGAAGTCTTCTGGCATCTCTTGTGTGGCTGTGTACGGTGGTGTGAGCAAGCAGGATCAGGTTGACAAGATAAAGAACGCAGGTATTGTGGTCGCTACGCCCGGTAGATTGGTCGATTTGCTTGAAGACGGTCTGATAGACTTGTCCTCGATCGATTATTTGGTGCTTGATGAAGCCGACAGAATGCTTGATAAAGGGTTCGAAGAGCACATCAAGCAGATCATTGGCCTGTGTCCTCCAAGAGAGAAACGCCAGACATTGATGTTCACAGCCACTTGGCCAAAGGAGGTGAGAGAATTGGCTTCTGCGTTCATGACTTCGCCCGTGAAAGTTACCATTGGAGAGAGAGATGAGCTCTCAGCCAATAAGAGAATCACCCAGATAGTAGAGGTGATGGAGCCcagagagaaggagagaaagCTCATACAGTTGATCAGGAAGTACCAGTCTGGACCTAAGAAGGACGACAAGATTCTCATTTTTGCCTTGTACAAAAAAGAGGCCTCCAGAGTAGAACtatctttgcaaagaagcGGTTTCAACGTTGCGGCTATCCATGGTGATCTTTCCCAGCAGCAAAGAACAGCTGCCCTcaatgctttcaagaatggCGAGTCAAACTTATTATTGGCTACTGATGTTGCTGCAAGAGGTCTCGATATCCCCAATATGAAGGTTGTGATCAACTTGACCTTTCCTCTTACAGCGGAAGACTACGTCCACAGAATTGGTAGAACTGGTAGAGCTGGACGGACAGGTACTGCTCATACGCTATTCACCGAGCACGAGAAGCACTTGAGCGGTGCTTTGATCAACATCTTACGTGGCGCCAACCAGCCTGTGCCAGATGAATTGCTCAAATTCGGTGGCCACACCAAGAAAAAGACACACTCAGTATACGGTGCTTTTTACAAGGATGTCGACATGTCGAAGACATCtaagaaaatcaagttcGATGATTAG
- the ERO1 gene encoding ER oxidoreductin: MRLFLLFLATLAAAVSVSPFDSPDFCSQIITPTCNTTFSYIDSINADLRKSVVELIQKPFFRFFKLDLDKQCKFWNAQHFCATRNCAVEVLPPEQFNWSDVPDDLSPSKLGEISRASSAHDEAETCEDLDYCHIDDDHNCVFVDLKENPERFTGYGGAQSFDVWKAIYSENCFPNTNPMSMSPGSEPEQCVEKNLFYRLISGMHASIAVHLSNEYLDPHTEEFRPDLKVFMERVGKFNDRLSNIYFNYALVSQAIVKLSDMVSLPNYIKENHESAPENELLSNENVDPAEYSRLLSKINDTLSSQVLFETHSLFDPAKGSPDLKNEFRARFKNVSAIMDCVGCDRCRMWGKLQTIGYGTALKILFESEDPTTQHLLKFRRIELVALFNTFDRLSKSVEAINNFKSMYLQHLEDVAAGKAKHGDYEPLHDKGIEFPFVAFSPVTKSKEAAKTFEKGTLDEGKIVNVEGRTQGFWEELEDVKSALWVVWDIYYRFPQRLWEYVIYYVNGWWNVYVGRSIYVPQGKTNLKDEL; this comes from the coding sequence ATGAGGCtatttcttctctttcttgccaCACTAGCGGCAGCTGTGCTGGTTCTGCCTTTTGATTCTCCCGACTTCTGTTCCCAGATCATCACCCCAACCTGCAACACCACCTTCTCCTATATCGACTCAATCAATGCCGACCTTCGCAAGCTGGTGGTGGAACTAATCCAGAAACCATTTTTCCgctttttcaagcttgatttGGATAAGCAGTGTAAGTTCTGGAATGCTCAGCACTTCTGTGCCACGAGAAACTGCGCCGTGGAAGTTTTGCCTCCCGAGCAGTTCAACTGGCTGGATGTGCCTGATGATTTGTCACCATCAAAGCTAGGAGAGATTCtgagagcttcttctgcccATGACGAGGCGGAAACCTGCGAGGACTTGGACTACTGCCATATTGACGACGACCACAATTGTGTGTTTGTGgatttgaaggagaacCCAGAGAGATTCACGGGTTATGGTGGTGCACAATCGTTCGACGTGTGGAAGGCCATCTACTCCGAGAACTGTTTTCCAAATACAAACCCAATGTCCATGAGCCCAGGCCTGGAGCCGGAGCAGTGCgtggagaagaatttgTTCTACAGACTCATTTCTGGAATGCACGCTTCCATCGCTGTTCACCTTTCAAACGAGTATTTGGACCCTCACACAGAAGAGTTCCGTCCTGACTTGAAGGTGTTCATGGAACGTGTGGGCAAGTTCAATGATCGACTTTCGAACATATACTTCAACTACGCTTTGGTCTCTCAGGCCATCGTCAAGTTATCAGACATGGTTTCTCTTCCCAACTACATAAAGGAGAACCATGAATCTGCCCCAGAAAATGAGCTACTTCTGAACGAGAACGTTGATCCAGCGGAGTATTCTCGTTTGCTTTCCAAGATCAACGATACCTTGAGCTCGCAGGTTCTTTTCGAAACCCATTCCTTATTTGACCCTGCAAAGGGATCACCAGATCTCAAGAATGAATTTAGAGCCCGCTTCAAGAACGTCAGTGCTATCATGGACTGCGTGGGCTGTGATAGGTGTAGAATGTGGGGCAAGCTCCAAACTATCGGTTACGGAACGGCACTCAAGATTCTTTTCGAGTCCGAAGATCCTACCACCCAgcacttgttgaagttccGTCGCATTGAGTTGGTTGCACTTTTCAACACTTTTGACCGTCTTTCAAAATCGGTGGAGGCAATCAATAATTTCAAGTCAATGTATCTTCAGCACTTAGAAGATGTTGCTGCTGGCAAAGCCAAGCATGGAGACTACGAGCCCTTACATGACAAAGGTATCGAGTTTCCTTTTGTTGCGTTCCTGCCGGTGACAAAATCGAAAGAAGCAGCTAAAACATTTGAAAAGGGCACCCTTGATGAGGGCAAGATTGTCAACGTCGAGGGCCGCACCCAGGGATTCTGGGAAGAACTAGAAGATGTGAAGTCAGCATTATGGGTTGTGTGGGACATATATTACAGATTCCCACAGAGATTGTGGGAATACGTGATTTACTATGTCAATGGGTGGTGGAATGTTTACGTCGGACGTTCTATTTACGTGCCTCAGGGCAAGACGAACCTCAAGGATGAGTTGTAA
- a CDS encoding pseudouridine synthase: MSEEYMIKPEAVAPSTSTADWPLLLKNYDKLLVRSGHYTPIPAGSSPLKRDLKSYISSGVINLDKPSNPSSHEVVAWIKRILRVEKTGHSGTLDPKVTGCLIVCVDRATRLVKSQQGAGKEYVCIVRLHEELEDAKEMGRALENLTGALFQRPPLISAVKRQLRVRTIYDSKLIEFDNKRGLGVFWASCEAGTYMRTLCVHLGMLLGVGGHMQELRRVRSGAMDENDNLVTLHDVLDAQYVYDNTRDESYLRKIIQPLETLLVGYKRVVVKDSAVNSVCYGAKLMIPGLLRYEDGIELYDEVVLMTTKGEAIAIGIAQMTTVDLQSCDHGVVAKVKRCIMERDTYPRRWGLGPVAQKKKQLKADGKLDKYGRVNDNTPESWKEGYKDHADEPAPPVPESKKAAPEIQLPKKSEPEDVKMESDDDKKEKSEKKEKKEKKEKKDKSEKKEKKEKKEKKEKKEKKRKAEDDEPEKKKKSKK; this comes from the coding sequence ATGTCGGAAGAGTACATGATCAAGCCAGAGGCCGTGGCTCCCTCCACGAGCACTGCAGACTGGCCgcttttgttgaaaaactACGACAAGTTGCTTGTCCGTCTGGGCCACTACACCCCCATCCCAGCAGGGTCTTCGCCATTGAAAAGAGACTTGAAGTCGTATATTTCTTCTGGTGtgatcaacttggacaagcCTTCGAACCCATCTTCGCACGAAGTCGTCGCTTGGATCAAGCGTATCTTGAGAGTAGAGAAAACCGGTCACTCGGGTACTTTGGACCCTAAAGTCACGGGATGCCTTATTGTGTGTGTTGACAGAGCCACTCGTCTTGTGAAGTCCCAGCAAGGTGCTGGTAAGGAGTATGTGTGCATTGTGCGTTTGCAcgaggagctcgaggaTGCTAAGGAGATGGGCCGTGCGTTGGAGAATTTGACCGGTGCTCTTTTCCAGAGGCCTCCCTTGATTTCTGCTGTCAAGAGACAGTTGAGAGTGAGAACTATCTACGActccaagttgattgaGTTTGACAACAAGAGGGGCCTCGGTGTTTTCTGGGCCTCCTGTGAAGCCGGTACCTATATGAGAACCTTGTGTGTCCATTTGGGTATGTTGTTAGGTGTTGGTGGACACATGCAAGAGTTGCGTCGTGTGAGATCGGGGGCCATGGACGAGAACGACAATTTGGTCACTTTGCACGATGTCTTGGACGCCCAGTACGTCTACGACAACACCAGAGACGAATCCTATTTGCGTAAGATCATCCAGCCTTTGGAGACTTTGCTTGTGGGCTACAAGAGAGTCGTGGTGAAGGACTCTGCCGTGAACTCTGTTTGTTACGGTGCCAAGTTGATGATTCCTGGTTTGTTGAGATACGAGGACGGCATCGAGTTGTACGACGAAGTGGTGCTCATGACCACCAAGGGTGAGGCCATTGCCATTGGTATTGCTCAGATGACCACCGTCGACTTGCAGTCGTGTGACCACGGTGTTGTGGCCAAGGTTAAGAGATGCATCATGGAAAGAGACACTTACCCAAGAAGATGGGGTCTTGGTCCTGTTgcccagaagaagaagcagttgaaGGCTGACGGTAAGTTGGACAAGTACGGTAGAGTCAACGACAACACTCCAGAGTCCTGGAAGGAGGGCTACAAGGACCACGCCGACGAGCCTGCTCCTCCAGTGCCAGAgtccaagaaggctgctCCAGAAATACaattgccaaagaagtCTGAGCCGGAAGATGTGAAGATGGAGTCTGACgatgacaagaaggagaagagcgagaaaaaggaaaagaaggagaagaaggagaagaaagacaagagtgaaaagaaggaaaagaaggaaaagaaagaaaagaaggagaagaaggagaagaagagaaaggccgaggatgatgagcccgagaagaagaagaagtcgaagaagtAA
- a CDS encoding H(+)-transporting V0 sector ATPase subunit e gives MSGYTVLFVLAVTVALCVLSWNFAPKQDQTVWRSSLVLGLSMCYLMWAITYLAQLHPLEAPKRSDLRREV, from the exons ATGTCTGG CTACACTGTGCTTTTTGTTTTAGCAGTGACCGTGGCCTTGTGTGTGTTGTCATGGAACTTTGCTCCTAAGCAGGACCAGACCGTATGGCGGTCTTCCTTGGTCTTGGGATTGTCCATGTGCTACTTAATGTGGGCCATCACGTATTTGGCGCAATTGCATCCATTAGAAGCTCCCAAACGGTCCGACCTCAGAAGAGAGGTGTGA
- the ALP1 gene encoding Alp1p, protein MWFSKSGHQEPQPPYSNNSHIDTSSKKEEDVWGHHPAEEVDTASFSDFTEHEERPLALKRGLKDRHISLIALAGIIGPGILVGAAKPTGEGPASLIIGFGVIGLIAFSMVQSLGELATLYPSGCVFSTLGNKFVDRAIGGTVGWNYVIIWVAVLANEYNMVANIFVGWGPQIPLYGYILIFWAAFLAFQFLGVATFGEAEFWLALTKIVGIFAFYLFSIVYVSGGIKGTSAFGFHYWNDPGPLANGFKSVVSTFVFASTFYSGTESVAIAASETRNPSKAIPNAIRQTFVRIIIVYMGIALFYGMTVPYNDPGLNDGSTLKSPMTIAIRNAGWNGGRHLINAFIIVTCISAINSSIYIGSRTIVHLANEGSAPKFLSRVNRMGVPYFAVILMNAFGLISLMNVSTGAAQAYQYIVNISGVAVFICWGSVNLYHLRFRRAWRLGGRSVESLPYKGWWYPYLPIAGLFLNVFLLLIQGWSTFKPFSAKDFVDAYVLIPFFFVLALWLKFWNKTKWVNLREVDLDEGRRKDLD, encoded by the coding sequence ATGTGGTTCTCCAAATCTGGCCACCAGGAACCCCAGCCGCCGTATTCGAATAACAGTCATATTGACACATcctcaaagaaagaagaagatgtatGGGGACATCATCCAGCGGAAGAAGTCGATACAGCGTCTTTCTCCGACTTCACGGAGCACGAGGAAAGACCGTTGGCGCTCAAGAGAGGCCTCAAAGATCGCCATATTTCGCTCATTGCCTTGGCCGGGATCATTGGACCCGGGATTTTGGTTGGTGCTGCCAAGCCAACCGGAGAGGGCCCAGCGTCGTTGATCATTGGGTTTGGTGTGATTGGCCTTATTGCTTTCTCCATGGTGCAGAGTCTAGGTGAGCTAGCTACGCTATATCCGTCTGGGTGTGTTTTCAGCACTTTGGGCAACAAGTTTGTCGATAGGGCCATTGGTGGCACTGTGGGGTGGAACTATGTGATTATCTGGGTGGCGGTGCTTGCCAACGAGTACAATATGGTGGCCAATATTTTCGTTGGCTGGGGACCACAGATCCCGCTATACGGGTACATTTTGATCTTCTGGGCGGCGTTTTTGGCGTTTCAATTTCTCGGGGTTGCTACTTTTGGCGAAGCCGAGTTCTGGCTCGCCTTGACCAAGATTGTGGGCATTTTTGCCTTCTACCTCTTCTCCATTGTCTACGTTTCCGGTGGTATCAAGGGAACCTCTGCGTTTGGTTTTCATTACTGGAACGATCCAGGTCCTCTTGCTAACGGGTTTAAGTCTGTGGTGTCGACATTTGTGTTCGCTTCCACCTTTTATTCCGGGACGGAGTCGGTGGCCATTGCTGCTTCCGAAACCAGAAATCCTTCGAAAGCCATCCCAAACGCTATCAGGCAAACGTTTGTTCGTATCATCATTGTGTATATGGGAATCGCCCTATTTTACGGTATGACTGTGCCTTACAATGACCCAGGTTTGAATGACGGCTCGACCCTCAAGTCTCCGATGACCATTGCCATCCGTAACGCTGGCTGGAATGGCGGCAGGCACTTGATCAACGCATTCATCATTGTCACCTGTATTTCTGCCATCAACAGTTCCATCTACATTGGCTCCAGAACCATTGTTCACTTGGCCAACGAGGGCTCTGCGCCCAAATTCTTGAGCAGGGTGAACCGCATGGGTGTGCCTTACTTTGCTGTCATCTTGATGAACGCCTTTGGTCTTATATCTTTGATGAATGTTTCTACTGGCGCTGCCCAGGCTTACCAGTACATTGTGAACATTTCCGGTGTGGCCGTGTTCATTTGCTGGGGATCTGTAAACCTCTACCATTTACGTTTTAGAAGAGCCTGGCGTCTTGGAGGCCGTTCTGTGGAGAGCCTTCCTTACAAGGGCTGGTGGTACCCATACCTCCCGATTGCGggtctctttctcaatgttttcttgttgcttaTTCAGGGCTGGTCGACATTCAAGCCATTTTCAGCCAAGGATTTTGTGGACGCGTACGTTTTGATCcccttctttttcgttCTTGCCTTATGGTTGAAGTTCTGGAACAAGACCAAGTGGGTGAACTTGCGAGAAGTGGACCTTGACGAGGGCCGCAGAAAGGATCTAGATTGA